AAGGATAAACAATGGCAGTTTGGCCTGCAGGTGGTAAAAGAACTGGGGTACGATATGGAAGCCGGCCGCCAGGATCTTTCGGAACACCCCTTCACCACCAATTTCAACAGCCAGGACGTGCGCATTACCACCCGTATTGATGAAAATGACCTTAGCAATATGGTGTGGAGCTGTATTCACGAAGCGGGCCATGCCCTGTACGAACAGGGTTTACTGTTAAATGAATATGGGTTGCCGCTGGGTGAACCCGCCTCCTATACTATTCATGAGTCACAATCGCGCTTATGGGAAAACCATGTTGGCCGTAGCCGGGCTTTTTGCGAACGCTGGCTGCCGGTATTGCAATCGTATTTTCCCGAACAACTGGGCAATGTCTCTGTTGAACAATTCTACAAAGGCATTAATAAGGTAGAACCGTCGCTGATACGTACTGAGGCTGATGAACTTACCTATCATTTTCACATCATGATCAGGTATGAGCTGGAAAAACTGCTCATTGGCGGAGCCATGAATGTTAAAGACATTCCGGGTTACTGGAACGAGCAATACCTGACATTAATGGGCGTAAAAGTACCAGGCGACAAGCAGGGTTGCCTGCAGGATGTACACTGGAGCCATGGCAGTTTTGGCTACTTTCCCACCTACAGTTTGGGAAGCTATTATGCAGCACAGTTTTACTCCTATGCAAATCAGTCAATTACAGATTTAAACGGACTTATAAAACAAGGCAATAACGTACCTTTGCTGCAATGGTTACGAAATGCGGTGCACCAGAAAGGACGGCGACTTACCAGTGAGGAGTTGTGCAAAGATATATGCGGAGAAACCCTGAATATTGAATATTTTACAGGCTACTTACTTGGTAAATACAAAGATATTTACAAATTTTAATATCTTAATGTAAGTGCCTAAGTCTGAACTATGAGAATACTTAAACCTCTGATTTTGGTAGGGTGCCTAACCCTGATATCCATGTCGTGCAAGAAAGCAATTGAGAAGAAAGCGGAAGACATGGTAATGGATGCCATTACACATGGGGAATGGATCGTAGAACAGTACTTTGAGGGCAGCAATAATCTCTCCAGCTTGTTTTCAGCTTATAGTTTCAAGTTCAATTCAGATGGAACTTTAATTGGTACGGCAAATAGTGTCAGTACCAATGGCACATGGGCGCCAAACGTATCTGATTATACCATAGACTCAGAATTTCCGACGGCTGTGGACCCATTGACAAGATTAATCGGCGTGTGGAAGATCAAAGACAGTGACTGGGATTATGTGAAAGCGGAGATGGTAACAGCCAACGGAACCAAACTTTTGATATTACGCAAAAAATAGATCCAGAAAGAATTTTATCCCAACGAGGCTTGGATTTTTTTCGTACAAATAAGTTGACGCAACTACTTGCCCCGGCAAGTCGGGGTTAAACAATATACTCCTTCCCTTTTAACCGGCAACCTTTGAACGATCAGGCTTCAGCCCCTGAATATCCTATTTAATACTTCAGACTACAATCCGCATACCCCTGATAAAACCGTTTGCCCAACAACTGGTTAAGAACTGGTCATTTGTGCTATGCAAATACGCATCATGGTGAAATATGTTTCGCCTATACGAAATATAATTTACCGGGAATAAGGTTTGCATTGAGAATGGTCACGTTGTTCAGATGAGGGGCATTACTGCCTAGTAAACCATAAAACAGTTTTGCACTTGAGTAAATTTGTACTGGCACCTTGTGGTAACCGGTTACTTATGCCGGTTCGGTTTGCATTTGTAAACCGGCTATCCCTATTGAGAACATGGCTTTTTTTACCATTTGCGCTTTTATTTTCCCTGCCCGTTTTTGCACAACAAATGAGCCCCGACTTCACAACATCATCTCCGGCATCGGGTTGTGCGCCTTTAGGGGTTACGTTTAAAGATCTTACTACCGGCAGCCCCAAATTCTGGAACTGGGATTTCGGGAACGGCACGCTTTCCAATGCGCAAAATCCTACTATAATATTTGATCAGCCCGGCACCTATACCGTGACGTTGGTGGTGAGAAACGATGACGGCACCAACGGCATCACAAAAACAAATTATATTACCGTTTACCCATCTCCCGCCGCCGCTTTCAGCGCCAACTATACAACAGGTTGTATTCCGGTAAACGTTCAGTTTACCGATAAAAGTACAGCTCCCAATGGCAGTATTGTAGCCTGGCAATGGGACTTTGGCGATGGCGGCACCAGTACTGCTCAAAACCCTGCCCATACCTATAATGTCGCCGGTTTTTACAACGTTACGCTGATAGCTACAAGCAGTTCAGGTTGTAAAGGCACTGCCAGTTATGGCCGCTACATTCGTATTGTAGCTGGTGTAACAGCCGATTTTACCAATACAAAACCGAGTACCTGCCAGGGGCCTTATACTATCAATTTCACCAACCAGTCCAGCGGACCCGGTAATATGACCTTTCAATGGAACCTGGGCAATGGCAGCACCCCTACTACAACAAATCCGTCAACTACATATGCTACTACCGGCACTTATAATGTAACCCTTACCGCCACCAGTGAGTTTGGTTGTTCGGGCACCATTACCAAACCGGTTACCCTTTCGGGTCCCGTTACCGACATTAAAGTAGCGGATTCACCCTGTCAAAACACAAAAGTATCGTTCATTAATAATTCCACAGTAAAACCGCAAAAGACCCTGTGGGATTTTGGCAATGGCGCACAATCAACCAATACAGACGACAACACTATTTACCCCACAGCAGGTAGTTACACCGTGAAACTGTACAATAATTACGCTGGTTGCAAAGACTCGGCAATTAAAGTAATATTTATAAAGCCCAGCCCTGTTATTAATTTTACCGCTACGAATGCCACGGCCTGTAAACCACCCCTTACTGTAACTTTTCAGGATGCTTCACCTCCACCTGCTACCATCACCAAATGGTCGTGGGATTTTGGCGATGGCAGTACCGGATCCGGTTCACCCACCACCCATCAATATAATTCGGCTGGCAATTACAACGTGTCGGCGGTTTTTACCGACAATGCGGGATGTGAAGGGCAGATCAGTAAACCGGCGGTTATTCAAATAACTCCCCCAACAGTGAAGATCACCAGCGTACCGGCGGGTGGTTGCGTGCCCTATACTTATGCGCCCACAGCAATTGTTTCTTCTATTGACGGGGTAGCTACTTATTCCTGGGATTTTGGCGATGGCACGGTAATAACCGGCACCAATCCAAGTCCCTCGCATACTTACAACACCACCGGTATTTACAAAATAAAATTAACCATTACCACCACGGGAGGTTGCACCGCAACAGACGCTCCTTCGGATGACGTAAAGGTAGGTACCCCGCCGGCGCCAAACTTTTCAGCTGCCAGCTTTGATATTTGCCCTGCAGACAGCGCTCATTTTACCGATCTTACTCCTAAGCCGGCTGATGAATGGCTATGGAATTTTGGCGATGGCGCCACTTCCAAGGAACAAAACCCGGCACATTTTTATAACGACACCGGTACATTTGTTGTTAAGCTAACAGCCTATAATAATCGATGTCCGGGACCCTCTGTATCATTGCCGATCCATGTAAAGCCGCCGATCGCCAAATTTGTGTATAAGGTAATCTGCGGCGATCTTACGGTGGCATTTAAAGACACCTCCATAACAGATCCTGCGTATGGGCCCATAACCTATACGTGGTCATTTGGCAATCCTGCACTTGGAACCAGCACTACCGTTGGCAATACCAGCTTCACATTCCCGGCGTATGGCGTTTATGCAGTTACACTTCGCGTAACAAATGGCAGCTGCACCAGCATGTATGTAGACTCGGTAAGGATCTTAAAAGAGGTGGCAAATTTTGTAGCGCCTTCCCCTGTCTGCAGGAATGCCGGCTTTGTTATCAATTCCACCAATTCACCCGTTTACGTTACCAAATATGAATGGTCCATTGATGGCAATACTCCCATTATTGACGATGCCATTTTAGGAATCAGTTTGGCAACGAATGGCCCTCACAGCATAAGTTTAACCATTACGGATGTGAACGGTTGTACCGATACCAAAACAGCCCCGGTAACCGTTGTAAGCCCTACAGCCAACTTTACCAACGCATCGCCCGGTGGTTGTAAGAACGCCATCATTACTTTTATCGACCACTCTACGCCCAGCAGTGCCGGCAGCCCTATTTCAACATGGACATTCAATTTTGACGATGGTAAAACCCAAGCGTTTACCGCTGCACCTTTTACCCATCCTTATACCGATACCGGTGAATTTGTACCGCAGCTGACAATAACAGACGCTATGGGTTGCACGGATACCTATAAGTCGCCCGACACTGTTTTTATTTCAACACTGCACC
The Niastella koreensis GR20-10 genome window above contains:
- a CDS encoding carboxypeptidase M32 yields the protein MTNTATRSLYDEYIKGMQTIADLRYAAAVLQWDQETYLPPKGAPIRGQQIATLSEIAHKHFTDEKLGALLQELLSGDKLSAGEKRNVELTWQDYSKQKKFTSAFVRTLAEAVNKSFHSWMEARKANDFSVFANDLGRLVELKKQEADMLGYEHHPYNALLDDHDKGATVQLLDGVFSTIKQPLKDLLGKIAAQPPADDSFLRQHFNKDKQWQFGLQVVKELGYDMEAGRQDLSEHPFTTNFNSQDVRITTRIDENDLSNMVWSCIHEAGHALYEQGLLLNEYGLPLGEPASYTIHESQSRLWENHVGRSRAFCERWLPVLQSYFPEQLGNVSVEQFYKGINKVEPSLIRTEADELTYHFHIMIRYELEKLLIGGAMNVKDIPGYWNEQYLTLMGVKVPGDKQGCLQDVHWSHGSFGYFPTYSLGSYYAAQFYSYANQSITDLNGLIKQGNNVPLLQWLRNAVHQKGRRLTSEELCKDICGETLNIEYFTGYLLGKYKDIYKF
- a CDS encoding PKD domain-containing protein, which codes for MRTWLFLPFALLFSLPVFAQQMSPDFTTSSPASGCAPLGVTFKDLTTGSPKFWNWDFGNGTLSNAQNPTIIFDQPGTYTVTLVVRNDDGTNGITKTNYITVYPSPAAAFSANYTTGCIPVNVQFTDKSTAPNGSIVAWQWDFGDGGTSTAQNPAHTYNVAGFYNVTLIATSSSGCKGTASYGRYIRIVAGVTADFTNTKPSTCQGPYTINFTNQSSGPGNMTFQWNLGNGSTPTTTNPSTTYATTGTYNVTLTATSEFGCSGTITKPVTLSGPVTDIKVADSPCQNTKVSFINNSTVKPQKTLWDFGNGAQSTNTDDNTIYPTAGSYTVKLYNNYAGCKDSAIKVIFIKPSPVINFTATNATACKPPLTVTFQDASPPPATITKWSWDFGDGSTGSGSPTTHQYNSAGNYNVSAVFTDNAGCEGQISKPAVIQITPPTVKITSVPAGGCVPYTYAPTAIVSSIDGVATYSWDFGDGTVITGTNPSPSHTYNTTGIYKIKLTITTTGGCTATDAPSDDVKVGTPPAPNFSAASFDICPADSAHFTDLTPKPADEWLWNFGDGATSKEQNPAHFYNDTGTFVVKLTAYNNRCPGPSVSLPIHVKPPIAKFVYKVICGDLTVAFKDTSITDPAYGPITYTWSFGNPALGTSTTVGNTSFTFPAYGVYAVTLRVTNGSCTSMYVDSVRILKEVANFVAPSPVCRNAGFVINSTNSPVYVTKYEWSIDGNTPIIDDAILGISLATNGPHSISLTITDVNGCTDTKTAPVTVVSPTANFTNASPGGCKNAIITFIDHSTPSSAGSPISTWTFNFDDGKTQAFTAAPFTHPYTDTGEFVPQLTITDAMGCTDTYKSPDTVFISTLHPWFNSDYTTICPSSNIHFADSSLVDGLTYHWDFGNGGTSTAQNPVFSYGGNNATYNVKLVITDRGGCTDSVTRINYITAVKPVPAFGIGDTLTICPPLETKFTFQGSNYESFEWDFGDGSTNALMNPSHFYNTYGDFTPKLYIYGYGGCIDSTSKTVHVYNPNSVTTLNYSPLDACNELMVNFTVVTIPDMKYVLAFGDGSLDSSMASTYQHFYNSPAFYQPILQYTDNQGCIAGVAGGSQIKIIGADPFFAMDKKKFCDSGIVYFTNYTIGNDPVVSRTWDFGDGSPTISVLHPTHYFQQPGTFIVSQSVTTQQGCSKTITDSVRVYRTPDPYITGDSVACLNTTMNLQGNLKVPDSIVNWKWDLGGGNSATTQNVGVSFKASGNYVVKLQASNALGCSDTTSKELYIPPLPTVTVGPGPVIPVGTGVTLPVTYGPEVVSYNWIPDKNLSCSDCPAPFANPKTTTTYTVKVTDEYGCVNQSGVTVTVVCNGLNYFIPNTFSPNGDGVNDVFAPRGVGLARVNSMRIFNRWGEMVFEKMNFMANDRTPSGGWDGNYKGKPASPDVYVYIIEFVCENNTIVPVKGNVALVR